The proteins below come from a single Acinonyx jubatus isolate Ajub_Pintada_27869175 chromosome A1, VMU_Ajub_asm_v1.0, whole genome shotgun sequence genomic window:
- the GLRX gene encoding glutaredoxin-1, translated as MAEEFVNCKIQPGKVVVFIKPSCPYCKRTQELLSQLPFKQGVLEFVDITATSDTSKIQDYLQQLTGARTVPRVFIGKDCIGGCTDLMDMHQSGELLKRLKQIGALQ; from the exons ATGGCTGAAGAGTTTGTAAACTGCAAAATCCAGCCCGGGAAGGTGGTTGTGTTCATCAAGCCCTCCTGCCCCTACTGCAAGAGGACCCAAGAGCTCCTCAGCCAATTGCCCTTCAAACAAGGGGTTTTGGAATTTGTCGATATCACAGCCACCAGTGACACTAGCAAGATTCAAGATTATTTGCAACAGCTCACTGGAGCCAGAACA GTACCTCGGGTCTTTATCGGTAAAGACTGTATAGGTGGATGCACTGACCTAATGGATATGCATCAGAGTGGGGAGCTGCTGAAGCGGCTAAAACAGATTGGAGCTCTACAGTAA